One window of the Ananas comosus cultivar F153 linkage group 21, ASM154086v1, whole genome shotgun sequence genome contains the following:
- the LOC109726383 gene encoding elongation factor Tu, chloroplastic, whose amino-acid sequence MASLTAAATSNALPLSYPPYPCSANKPRRWCSAAPSVWLSSCWSISSTSSASYCVSYPHGKGLKGLKGQQAGRGGLLVVRAARGKFERKKPHVNIGTIGHVDHGKTTLTAALTMALASMGNSAPKKYDEIDAAPEERARGITINTATVEYETESRHYAHVDCPGHADYVKNMITGAAQMDGAILVVSGADGPMPQTKEHILLAKQVGVPNMVVFLNKQDQVDDEELLQLVELEVRDLLSSYEFPGDDVPIVSGSALLALEALMANPNIKRGDDPWVDKIYALMDAVDSYIPIPQRQTDLPFLLAVEDVFSITGRGTVATGRVERGTIKVGDTVDLVGLRETRSTTVTGVEMFQKILDEAMAGDNVGLLLRGMQKADIQRGMVLAKPGTITPHTKFVAIVYVLKKEEGGRHSPFFPGYRPQFYMRTTDVTGKVTSIMNDKDEESKMVMPGDRVKMVVELIVPVACEQGMRFAIREGGKTVGAGVIQSIIE is encoded by the coding sequence ATGGCTTCTCTTACGGCCGCGGCCACCTCCAACGCGCTCCCCCTCTCCTACCCTCCTTATCCCTGCTCCGCCAACAAGCCGCGGCGGTGGTGCTCCGCGGCCCCGAGCGTCTGGCTCTCCTCCTGCTGGTCCATCTCCTCGACTTCCTCTGCTTCCTACTGCGTCTCGTACCCGCATGGGAAGGGGCTGAAGGGGCTGAAGGGGCAGCAGGCCGGGCGAGGCGGGCTGCTGGTGGTCCGCGCGGCCCGCGGCAAGTTCGAGCGGAAGAAGCCGCACGTGAACATCGGCACCATCGGGCACGTGGACCACGGCAAGACGACCCTGACGGCGGCTCTGACCATGGCGCTGGCCTCCATGGGCAACAGCGCCCCCAAGAAGTACGACGAGATCGACGCGGCCCCCGAGGAGCGCGCCCGCGGCATCACCATCAACACGGCCACGGTGGAGTACGAGACGGAGTCGCGGCACTACGCCCACGTGGACtgccccgggcacgccgactaCGTGAAGAACATGATCACGGGCGCGGCCCAGATGGACGGCGCCATCCTCGTGGTGTCGGGCGCCGACGGCCCCATGCCCCAGACCAAGGAGCACATCCTCCTCGCCAAGCAGGTCGGCGTCCCCAACATGGTCGTCTTCCTCAACAAGCAGGACCAGGTCGACGACGAGGAGCTGCTCCAGCTCGTCGAGCTCGAGGTCCGCGACCTCCTCTCCTCCTACGAGTTCCCCGGCGACGACGTCCCCATCGTCTCCGGCTCCGCCCTCCTCGCCCTCGAGGCCCTCATGGCCAACCCTAACATCAAGCGCGGCGACGACCCCTGGGTCGACAAGATCTACGCCCTCATGGACGCCGTCGACAGCTACATCCCCATCCCCCAGCGCCAGACCgacctccccttcctcctcgcCGTCGAGGACGTCTTCTCCATCACCGGCCGCGGCACCGTCGCCACCGGCCGCGTCGAGCGCGGCACCATCAAGGTCGGCGACACCGTCGACCTCGTCGGCCTTAGGGAGACCCGCAGCACCACCGTCACCGGCGTCGAGATGTTCCAGAAGATCCTCGACGAGGCCATGGCCGGCGACAACGTCGGCCTCCTGCTCCGTGGTATGCAGAAGGCCGACATCCAGCGAGGGATGGTCCTGGCCAAGCCCGGCACCATCACCCCCCACACCAAGTTTGTCGCCATCGTCTATGTGCTTAAGAAGGAGGAGGGCGGCCGGCATTCCCCCTTCTTTCCGGGCTACCGCCCCCAGTTCTACATGCGCACCACCGACGTGACGGGCAAGGTGACTTCCATAATGAACGACAAGGATGAGGAGTCGAAGATGGTGATGCCTGGAGACCGCGTCAAGATGGTCGTAGAGCTTATCGTGCCGGTGGCGTGCGAGCAGGGCATGCGCTTCGCCATCAGGGAGGGCGGGAAGACGGTCGGGGCCGGAGTCATCCAGTCCATCATTGAATGA